TATTGAAACTATGCTTGAAGAGATTGGTCGAACATCCAATCCGTTGTTACGGGACATTTATTTAGGAAAACTTTCTGAGGAATTCAAACTCTCGAAAGACTCCTTGATCGCACAAGTGCGTCCAACCGTGCAACAACCGAAGAGAGAACAAATCGTTTCCGATCGCCCAGCTGCTCTACCGACAGCACCTCCTGACCGAACGTTCGCGAACTGGAAGAAGGCAGAACGCTTCTTGCTTGCCTACATGATCCGTTCAGAAGAAGTATGTCTTGAAGTGCGAGAGCAACTAGGTGTCCAATTCAATGATCCGGCACACCAATTGATTGCCGGCAAGCTATATGAATTTTACGGAGCAGGTACGCAGGGAAGTCCTGATCGTTTTTTGACGATGTTGCACGACGCCTCTTTGCAACGAATTGTAGCGGATTTAGAGTTCATGCTGATGCCTGAGTATGATCCTGATTTGCTCAGTCACTACATTCGTGCCGTCCAAAATGAACAGCAACGTCGGTTGTTAGAAGAAGAAAAGTCACGATTGAATCAACAAACAGATATCCGTGCTCAAGCGGAGCTGATGCAGGCGATCATAGAACGGAAGCGTCGTTTAAAAGATCGATGACCTGCTGCATGATGTGGAAGGAGTGTATGGTTCGATGGCAGAAAAAGCAAGATCAGAAGCTGAATTACTCCGTCTCGCGAAAGAGGAACTCATCGCGCTCGGACATAAAAATGGTGAATTGTCACACCAAAAGATCGAAGACAAACTAAGTTCGTTCGAATCAATGGATGCTCAGCAATTCGAGGAATTCCTTCAATTGCTTGAAACAGAAGGTATCAAGGTCAACAATGACGGTACAGGGGACGAAAAAGAAGAGGCGGATCTAAACGATTTGTCTGTTCCTCCTGGTGTCAAGATCAATGACCCTGTCCGGATGTATCTAAAAGAAATCGGTCGTGTCGATTTGTTGAATGCGGAAGACGAAGTCGAACTCGCAAAACGAATCGAGCAAAACGATGAAGAAGCAAAAAAACGATTGGCGGAAGCAAACTTACGTCTCGTCGTTTCGATTGCTAAACGGTATGTCGGACGTGGCATGTTGTTCCTTGATTTGATTCAAGAAGGAAACATGGGTCTGATCAAGGCGGTCGAGAAATTCGACTATACGAAGGGATACAAATTCTCGACGTATGCAACATGGTGGATTCGCCAAGCAATCACACGTGCGATTGCTGACCAAGCGCGGACAATCCGAATTCCGGTTCACATGGTTGAAACGATCAATAAATTGATTCGTGTCCAGCGTCAACTCTTGCAAGATCTTGGACGTGAACCATCACCGGAAGAAATTTCGAAAGAGATGGAAATCACGCCGGAAAAAGTCCGTGAAATCCTGAAAATTGCGCAAGAACCGGTTTCTCTGGAAACACCAATCGGGGAAGAGGGTGATTCACATCTCGGAGATTTCATCGAGGACCAAGATGCGACAGCACCACAAGATGCTGCGGCATACGAACTCTTGAAAGAACAACTCGAAGATGTGTTAGATACACTGACGGATCGTGAAGAAAACGTCCTCCGTCTTCGTTTTGGTCTTGACGATGGTCGGACACGGACACTTGAAGAAGTCGGAAAAGTATTTGGCGTTACACGTGAGCGGATTCGTCAAATCGAAGCAAAAACACTTCGGAAGTTACGTCATCCGAGTCGTTCAAAACGCTTGAAAGATTTCCTCGATTAATTCAAAGTGTGAAGAATATATGAAATTTTAGTGGGAAGGAAGAAAAAAGTTTCGTTTTTTTCTTCCTTCCCTGTTTTTTTTACAGTAGAATAGTAACGGGGAATACCATTCAGTCACCAACTTGGTTGGGTATAGAATATGGGGGGAATCCAAATGCGTAATCCATTAGTACCGTTCGCGGCGATCGCAGTCATCGCCATCATCGCTATGATTTCATTGTCTTACTTTGGGGTCGATCAGGTGAAGGAAGCTCGCAAAGGGCCGTCAACTGCAGAAATGAAGCCAGAAGACTTGTTTGCATCTAAAGGATGTACAGGATGTCACGGTGGAAACTTAGAAGGCGGAACAGGTCCGAACTTAACAAAGATCGGCGCGAAGCTGAAAGAAGATGAAATTAAAGACATCGCAATGAACGGTAAAGGGCAAATGCCTGGCGGTCTTGCGAATGACGAAGAAGCAGCTGTTCTAGCCAAATGGTTAGCTGCTAAGAAATAAGAACAAGGGCATCTATCTCGTCACGAGATGGATGTTTTTTTGTGGTGTATGGTATCTTTTTTAGCGTAAATCCGCTATTTTTAAAAGAGAGTTTTTCGGAAAATAGGAAGGATGAAGATGATGCAAATGAACGTCGTATTGGATCAACGACTCCAAAAAGTCGTGTCGTATATTCCACAAGGAGCAATCCTCGCAGATATTGGATCAGATCATGCATTCGTACCATGTTTTTGTATCCAGCAACATAAAATCGAACGCGCGATTGCAGGAGAGGTGAATGAAGGACCGATGGAAGCAGCAAAAGGACAAGTTGCACTGGTTGGGCTCGAGTCCCAAATCGATGTTCGCCTTGGAAGTGGTCTATCGGTTTTAAAGCCGGGCGAAGCAACGGCGATCACGATTGCGGGAATGGGAGGAACTCTGATTGCCTCAATCCTTGAAGAAGGGAAAGATCGGTTGTCGGGAGCGGAACGCTTGATTCTTCAACCGAATGTCGATGCAGTCGATGTCCGGAAGTGGTTGTTGACGAATTCATATGCGTTATTGTCTGAAGCCATCGTCGAGGAGAACGGGAAGATCTATGAAATTCTTGTTGCAGAACGTGGAGATGAAACACTGTACTCAGAGGACGAAACAACACGTCAGTGGGAATTGTTCTTTGGACCACAGTTAATGCGGGAACGTGCACCAGAATTCATCGAAAAATGGCAGATCGAAAAACAAAAGCGGGAGTATATCCTAGCTCAGATGAAACAAGGACAAGCAACGGAGGTTTTATCTGAAAAAATCGAAGCCATCGAACGGTTGATTCAAAAGATGGAAGAGGTGACAAACTAATGGCGAATGGGAACCATGTCATTGAGCAGTTTGAAGCATTTGCTCCGAAAAAATTCGCACTCGAAGGTGATCCGATTGGTCTACAAATCGGAACATTGAACAAGGACGTCAAACGTGTTCTCGTAACACTTGATGTCTTGGAGTCTGTCGTGGATGAAGCGATTGAAAAGAAGGTCGATCTCATCATCGCGCATCATCCACCGATTTTTAGTAAGTTAGCAAATGTGACGGATCGTTCTGCAACAGGACGGATCGTCACAAAATGTATCAAACACGATATTGCGGTGTATGCTGCGCATACGAACCTTGACGTGACACCAGGCGGGGTCAATGACTGGATGGCAGATGCGCTTGGTCTTGAGTCTTGTGAAGTACTAGCACCGACGTTTGAAAACACGCAATATAAACTAAGTGTCTTCGTACCGACTGAGGCTGTAGAGCGCGTTTCAACAGCCCTTGCACAAGCGGGAGCAGGAAAAGAAGGGGACTATAGTGATTGTCAATTCCACGTCGATGGAACGGGTCAATTCCGACCGTTGACGGAAGCTACCCCGTATATTGGTGAAGCAGGGCGACTCGAACGCGTTTCAGAAGTCCGAATCGAGACGATCGTCACGGAACTGAATCAGAAACAAGTCATTCGAGCGATGAAACAGGCTCATCCATATGAGGAAGTCGCCTATGATCTCATTCGTCAAGAACGTCCAGCAACATCACTTGGTCTTGGGCGGATTGGTCGGTTGCCGGAAGCAATGACGTTGCGTGAATTTGCAGAGCATGTTCGCAATGCGTTTGGTGTACAAAACTTACGCTTCGTAGGAGACGAATCACGCCACATCCAAAAAGTTGCGGTCCTTGGTGGTGACGGCAATAAGTACGTCTCGACTGCAGCATTTGCGGGAGCGGATGTCCTTGTGACAGGCGATCTCTATTTTCATGTTGCGCATGATGCGATGGCACTTGGACTAGCAGTCGTCGATCCAGGACATCATGTAGAGTCGGTCATGAAGGAAGGCGTCGTCAACGAATTGAAGCGTCGATTCGAACAGAAAAAAATCGACGTCGAACTGCTGATTTCAACAGCGAATACGAATCCGTTTCAGTTTTTATGATGAATCGAATGGAATCCGTCGATGCTACCGTCGTATTTAGTAATAAAAAAACCGAGTCGCGAATGACGATCGCGACTCGGTTTTGCTGTATCGATTGTAATGATTAAAGTACTTTGACTTTAGGCAAGATGCGTCGTAATTCAAGGAACGGTGTCTTGTCATGCGTACTGATATCAGCAGGATCATATTGTTGTAGGAAATCGATGACCTTTTTCGTGATCGGTGTTGGCGTTGATGCACCTGATGTGACACCAACTTGCGTGACACCTTCGAGCCAAGTTAAGTCAAGTTCCGTTAGATCACCAATCCGATGCGCTGGAGTGCCAGCGATATCGAAGGATACTTGTGCCAAACGGTTCGAGTTGTTCGAACGCGGGTCCCCGACGACGATGACGAGATCGCAGTCTCCTGCTTGATCAGCCACCGCTTCTTGCCGGACTTGTGTTGCGTTACAGATTTCATTGTGTACTTCTACATGCGGATACTTTTTACGAACGTGTTCCATCAAAGCTTGGACATCCCATTGGCTCATCGTCGTCTGATTCGTGACGATGATTTTTTTGTGGGCAAGCTGAGGCGGAAGTTCATCAATATCTTCGACTTTTTCGATGAGGTGCACATGCTCTGGTGCTACACCGACTGCACCTTCAGGTTCCGGATGTCCATGTTTGCCGACGTAGATGACTTCATAATCATCCGCGACGACTTGTCGAATCAAATCGTGCGTACGCGTCACGTCAGGACATGTTGCATCGACGACGTGTAAGTTCTTCTCAGCAGCACGCGCATAAACTGCAGGTGAAATGCCGTGTGCAGTAAAGATGACAGTGCCCTCTTGAATCGTCTCTAACGCTTCGAGGCGATCGGGACCATCGACAGTGATGACACCCATATTTTCGAACTCACGTGTCACGTGAGCATTGTGGACGATCATCCCTAAAATATGGATCGGACGTGGCAAGTCTTTATTCAATGCCGCTTGTTGTGCAAGTTTCATTGCATCGACGACACCGTAACAATAGCCGCGGGGGCTGATTTTTTTTACTAGCATAGTTATGGATTCTCCCTTTGCGAAAAAGAATGATTAGTTAGAGTGTACCATTGATTGAAGCTGAATGAAAATAGAGGAGTCTGTTTCATCCACAGAACATGCTATACTAATGAAGTTGTCAATTATTCAAAAGGGAGGCGAAGGGATGGAGTCTAAGAAAATGATGCGGTCGTATTTTTTTCAAATCACCGCCGTCTTATTCATCCTGATTTGTCTTGTCATTTCAGCGCTTGCCTTCACTGCTGACCGGGTCACGATTTCTCGGGTCGAGCAACAAACAGAGAAACAGAGCGAAAAGAGTGTCGAGGTCTCAGGAAATGCGATTCGCGACAATATTGGGAATCTGCACGAAGAGATCATGAGCTTGCAGTTGAATGTCAAAAACCCCGAAAAGCTGAAACAAAAAATTGAAGAATCAAATCTATTAGACATTGATACAGGATTTAAGAGTTTCTTCTACTTTGATCGACAGACGAAGCAAATCACTTGGTTCTCAAGTGAGGATCGACGCATAGAAAACAGTACGATCCTAAAAGATGATGAATTCTTGCAAACGTTGACGAGTACGGATTTTCATATGAGTAAGTTGTATACGATGGAATCAGACGCCGTTTCCTATATGTTCGTTCCGGTTCGAGACGGCAATGAACGTGTCGGTGTCTTTGGTGGTGGGTTAAGTGTCATGAACTCGATCGTCTTTCGGAATTCACTTGAATCATTTGACGATCAAACGATTGCCTACCTGTTCAATAGTAAAAAAGAATTGTTAGCCACATCCAGTAATCTGGTACCGGATGAAGAACGCTTATTATCGAAAAGTGTCATTGAACGTGCTTTTGAATCGGTAGAGCCTTCTGAGATTTTTAGTACGAACCAAGATATGTATTACTTTGCGAAAGATTTGAAGGTGACGG
This region of Exiguobacterium acetylicum DSM 20416 genomic DNA includes:
- the rpoD gene encoding RNA polymerase sigma factor RpoD, encoding MAEKARSEAELLRLAKEELIALGHKNGELSHQKIEDKLSSFESMDAQQFEEFLQLLETEGIKVNNDGTGDEKEEADLNDLSVPPGVKINDPVRMYLKEIGRVDLLNAEDEVELAKRIEQNDEEAKKRLAEANLRLVVSIAKRYVGRGMLFLDLIQEGNMGLIKAVEKFDYTKGYKFSTYATWWIRQAITRAIADQARTIRIPVHMVETINKLIRVQRQLLQDLGREPSPEEISKEMEITPEKVREILKIAQEPVSLETPIGEEGDSHLGDFIEDQDATAPQDAAAYELLKEQLEDVLDTLTDREENVLRLRFGLDDGRTRTLEEVGKVFGVTRERIRQIEAKTLRKLRHPSRSKRLKDFLD
- the cccA gene encoding cytochrome c550: MRNPLVPFAAIAVIAIIAMISLSYFGVDQVKEARKGPSTAEMKPEDLFASKGCTGCHGGNLEGGTGPNLTKIGAKLKEDEIKDIAMNGKGQMPGGLANDEEAAVLAKWLAAKK
- a CDS encoding tRNA (adenine(22)-N(1))-methyltransferase TrmK — encoded protein: MMQMNVVLDQRLQKVVSYIPQGAILADIGSDHAFVPCFCIQQHKIERAIAGEVNEGPMEAAKGQVALVGLESQIDVRLGSGLSVLKPGEATAITIAGMGGTLIASILEEGKDRLSGAERLILQPNVDAVDVRKWLLTNSYALLSEAIVEENGKIYEILVAERGDETLYSEDETTRQWELFFGPQLMRERAPEFIEKWQIEKQKREYILAQMKQGQATEVLSEKIEAIERLIQKMEEVTN
- a CDS encoding Nif3-like dinuclear metal center hexameric protein, whose amino-acid sequence is MANGNHVIEQFEAFAPKKFALEGDPIGLQIGTLNKDVKRVLVTLDVLESVVDEAIEKKVDLIIAHHPPIFSKLANVTDRSATGRIVTKCIKHDIAVYAAHTNLDVTPGGVNDWMADALGLESCEVLAPTFENTQYKLSVFVPTEAVERVSTALAQAGAGKEGDYSDCQFHVDGTGQFRPLTEATPYIGEAGRLERVSEVRIETIVTELNQKQVIRAMKQAHPYEEVAYDLIRQERPATSLGLGRIGRLPEAMTLREFAEHVRNAFGVQNLRFVGDESRHIQKVAVLGGDGNKYVSTAAFAGADVLVTGDLYFHVAHDAMALGLAVVDPGHHVESVMKEGVVNELKRRFEQKKIDVELLISTANTNPFQFL
- a CDS encoding 4-hydroxy-3-methylbut-2-enyl diphosphate reductase is translated as MLVKKISPRGYCYGVVDAMKLAQQAALNKDLPRPIHILGMIVHNAHVTREFENMGVITVDGPDRLEALETIQEGTVIFTAHGISPAVYARAAEKNLHVVDATCPDVTRTHDLIRQVVADDYEVIYVGKHGHPEPEGAVGVAPEHVHLIEKVEDIDELPPQLAHKKIIVTNQTTMSQWDVQALMEHVRKKYPHVEVHNEICNATQVRQEAVADQAGDCDLVIVVGDPRSNNSNRLAQVSFDIAGTPAHRIGDLTELDLTWLEGVTQVGVTSGASTPTPITKKVIDFLQQYDPADISTHDKTPFLELRRILPKVKVL